Genomic segment of Panicum virgatum strain AP13 chromosome 9N, P.virgatum_v5, whole genome shotgun sequence:
gtgaagaATATCATTTCCCGCAAGCTGTAAATGTGCCATTATCAAGAAGGCAACTTTGAAACCAGACAATTACATTTCTTAAAATATTTCTGCGGTCCAAACAAATAAGTCTTAAAAACTTTATAATGGACCTAATTACGCGATCTACGATAATCATAATTTCACACTAATAAATACCGAAAGCAAGCCAGCGAAAGGAACTAGCAAATTCCCTAGAGCGGCACATACATATGGACAACGTAGCAGACTCGACCACTCTCTAAAATCCTTTATATACCAAACACAAGCCCGCCCCTCTGTAACCCATATATACCGCCATCGCTGATTCGCAGCGCAGCAAAGCAAAGCAGCAGAGGCGGCTTCGCCCTGCCCCTGCCCGACGCCTTGGtgccgcgcgccatggccggcaCCAAGAGCAGGTCCTCCGCCAAGGCCGGCTCGCCTCTGCTCGGCAAGTACGAGCTCGGCGGCCTCCTGGGCCGCGGCACCTTCGCCAAGGTCTACCACGCGCGCTGCCTCGCGGGGGGCGACCCCGTGGCCGTCAAGGTGCTCGACAAGCCCGGGCTGGCCGCCACGGGCATGGCGGCGCGCGTCCTGCGCGAGgtctccgccatgcgccgcctccgccaccccAACGTGCTCCGCCTCCACGAGGTGCTCGCCACGCGCTCCAAGGTGTACCTCGTCATGGAGCTGGCCCCCGGCGGGGACCTCCtgtcccgcctcgccgccctgcCCGCGCGCCGGCTCCCCgagcccgccgcgcgccgcgtctTCCTGCAGCTGGTGTCGGCGCTCATCTACAGCCACGCGCGCGGGGTGTTCCACCGCGACGTCAAGCCGCAGAACGTGCTCCTCGACGCCGACGGCAACCTCAAGGTCTCCGACTTCGGCCTCGCCGCGCTCCCGGACTCGCTCCGCGACGACGGCCGCCTGCACACCGCCTGCGGCACCCCCGCCTTCGCCGCGCCCGAGGTGCTCCGCCGCAAGGCCTACGACGGCGCCAAGGCCGACGCCTGGTCCTGCGGCGTCATCCTCTTCGTCCTCCTCGCGGGCCACCTCCCCTTCGACGACGCCAACATCGCCGACATGTGCCGCAGGGCGCACCGCCGCGAGTACGTGGTCCCGCGGTGGGTGTCGCAGCCGGCGCGCCGCCTCGTGTCGCGCCTGCTCGACCCGAACCCGGACACGCGCCTCGCCGTGGCCGAGCTCGCGAGCCACCCCTGGTTCAAGCGCTCGCTCAGCGTCGACTCGCAGCTCGGCGGCCTCCTGGGCGGCCAGGCGGAGCGCGAGCTGGCGTTCCATGCCCCGCCCGCGCTCAACGCCTTCGACATCATCTCCATGTCGCCGGGGCTCGACCTGTCCGGGCTGTTCGGCGAGAGCCGGCGGGCCCGGGAGAAGCGGTTCATGACCACGGCGTCGCCGGAGCAGACGGTGGAGCGGCTCGGGCAGGCGGGCGCGAAGCTCGGCTACTTCATGGTGGGCAGGAAGGGGGCCGAGCGCCTGCCGCTGGGCGGCTTCTCGGGGCTGGTTGCGATGTCGATGGAGATGTCGGAGGTGTCGCCAGCGCTGATGCTCGTGGAGCTGAGGCtggagggcggcgacggcgaggaggccgaggcgttCGGGTGGGAGGAGCTCCGGGGGGAGCTCGGCGACGTGGTCACGGCGTGGCACGTGTGCGAGGAAGGTTGATTCGCGGCAAGCTGAAACGCGAGCTGCAGGATCACAATTCTTTCGTAGGAAGGATCGATGGAAAGTGTATGTATAGTAAGTCTACAATACAATGTCAAAGCTGATTAGGACGCACTGTAGTGTGTGGCTGGAAATGAATTAGATTGATAGTTCAATCTAATGTGTGATGTTTGTGATGATCGATTACTGTATATAGTAGATGTTCGTTCTCTGATTCTTCAAGTGTTGAAGAAAGCGGCAGATTTCCAAGAGCATTGTTGCAGACTTGCAGCGCAGGAGTTGTGCGAGGAGTATGCTAGAAATTTTTTTCGGAAAGAAGACTTGCCAAAATGGCTACTGTTCGTTGGGTACGCATGGCTTATGTGTCTCCTCTCCTGCAGGCTGCAAGCACCAAAAAAGGAATTAACTCGAGTCGATTGCAATATCAAGCAGTTTCCAAGAGTACTTGACTGTACTGTACATTCCCCTCGCCATGGACATGGACTCATCGTCTTGACGTCTTCCCTGACAGCGGCAACCAAACCGCAGGAAAGCCGTCCATTTTTTCCTATGCACCCACCCAGCTAGGCAACAGCACTCTCCTAATCATTTCCCATGTACACGCATTGAGTACATATATTAAAAGGCCAAGAATCGGCGCGCGCtcggccccacgtggggccggTGCACTGTTCATGCGGGTCCCACATACTACTCATGTGGGCCCacatactattcaggcgggCCCATGtgcccacgtactattcaggcaggggcccacgtggggcccatgtactattcaggcggccccacgtggggcccacgattCTATTAACTTAGtttctttattttaaaaaaatattttccttccattatttgacaatacaaaatatatttaactaattcctacatacaaaaataataactaaactttgtataatacatttacatgtggtagttgtactacttcttgggttttgatttccctccgtaaacccacaaaatataattaaactgttcattcatttctaatcctactttttttcctactaaagtaattaaactatacctactgacaCAAAAAAACCTAAGGAAAAAGTACATGTACCTCTATACTACAATGCTTGAGATTGGCGCGCTCTCAGACACAAAACTACTATGCCGCTTACCTGTAATTTTTAGATCCAACTCAATACATCAATACGATGTTGCTTCGAACATAGTAACAAATAATAtctttctattaatattttaggtCCATGTTTTTGGTATAGGCGTGcgtagcgcgccaacctgactAGTTCGTACTTAACCGTCCAAACTAAGGTGCTGCTGAATTTTGctgtgctgaagaagatgccatctagggatgaaaacggtcgggaacggtcgggaaaaccccTCAACCGTTCCCGCAACTGTATTTTTTGGTCGGGAACGGAAACGGGAACGGGAAAATCGGAcgggaaaacgaaatcggtattacgggatatcgggaacggaatcaatcggtcgggagcatgccgattacgatcgggaatcgataactcaaaacgggaaaatacatacaaccacttcaaacatttaactcgataaaataattacaactatgcataaataacatggaaacaagactcgtataactaagaaacacaggtaaagtgaatcacgaattcacaattcacgttggaacacatgcaaacaacaattcacgtttccaacacaggtaacacagctgactacgacaaatacgggaattcccgcgggaattttcccggctgaaaacgggaaccgtgaaaacggtcgggaaaacaccccaaccgttcccgttcccgttcccgcccGTTTTCCCGTTTTGTTTTCCCATTTTTTTCGCGGAAACGGTTTACGGTCGGTTTAAACGGTAAACGGAGCcggtcgggacgggattttcccgtccCATTTTCAACCCTAATGCCATCCTAATCAAGAACCCATGGCGCACAAGGTACGGTTGGCAGATACGCGGCTACGCCTACTAAAATACGAAGTACTATATACTGCTAGATACGTAGAATTCATCAGTGGAAGTTGTAGTCGGCTTCGACGGTGTGCAGGATCAAGTGGAAGGTGCATCGAAGATTTAAATTGGGGGAAACCCGAGACCAGCTCACATCGATGGCATCATCTTCAGTGACTTTTGGCACCACCAAATGCATGATGAAATTTGACACGCGCGAGTTGTAGAATAAGAACACCCAGTAGAAACCACACCAGTCATCTTATTAAACACGTCCAAATGCAGACCCCACGGCACATACAAAGGCACGGGACTTCAAGTAGTACTAGCTAGCCAGAGTGTAGCAAGCCTGCACTGCAAGTGGGTGTCTGCTAGCAGGTGCCGACGAAAGCGTAAGATCTAGGGGGAGGAGAAGGGAGTGGTCTTGACTGACATGGACGTCGATCAGAGGAACGGACGAGGCAAAGGCAGCTGCCACGGAATGCTGATGCAAGTGGTTTGTATGGGCGGCCGTCTACTCTATCCCATCTCATCGGTGACCGGTTTTTGTTCCGGATCATTAGTTCTCTGTAAACAAGATGAGCTCGATAGCATCTACAATTTCTCCAGTCTGACGTCCTCAGAAACCATAGTTTTCAGGAGAAAGAAGCTCCGATGGAACGCATGTgcgcaagaagaagaaagggcgAAACGACATTTGGTGTCCTCCCCTCTGTTCGTCAATAGGCCAGTTCTGAATTCAGAGACATTTCGATAGGCAGAGGGATGAAATTCAGTCTGTTCCAACCCTCGCCGGAGTTGGGCCGGTCGCCGGAGCCGAGGAAGACGAAGTCGCCGAACGGGCTAAACACGCAGAAGCACACACACGCGAGACTGGATTTTGGTGCGGCCTTTGGAACCACCGCGTTTTCTGTTTTTCTTGCTATATATAGAATCAAAGCATGCAGGCCATGCCGGCCACGACGCGCGCACCGCACGCCACGCTCCACCGCGAGCTGCGCCATCCCCCAGCTCAGAACGTGCCGCGCGACTCGCTCAATCCAACGGACTCCATGTGAACGTGCACACGTCAAGCCCCTTTACAGGACGCGCCCAATCGACTCGGGCTCAATCAAACCGAAAGAAACGGAAGGAAAAAACAAACTCTATCCTAACTAGAACGTGCCAGACTTATTCAACAATCTCCCCCTAAGGTCTGGCGCCGTTCACTTCAGCTTGATGACGCCGATCAACTCGCGAAGCTCCTGGAACTTGGACTTCCCGAGCGCCTTCGTCATGATGTCCGCGAGCTGCCCTTGGGTGCTCACAAACGCCAGGCGCACCGCCCCGCCATCCACGCATTCACGAATGTAGTGGAATTTTGTATCAATGTGCTTAGAACGATCGTGAAGTACCGGATTCTTGCTGAGGGCGATCGCAGACTGGTTGTCCATCTTGAGTTGAGGTGGAGGCACGCCGGCGCCCACCATGTCCTGCAGCAGCCGCCGGAGCCAGACACCCTGACAAGCTGCCGCTGCCCCGGCGATATACTCTGCTTCGCACGAAGACAGTGCCACCACGCGCTGCTTCTGTGATTGCCACGCTACCGGGTTGCCGTCGAGGAAGTAGAGGATGCCGCTTGTACTCTTCCGGTCGTCGACATCACCGGCCATGTCACTGTCGCTGTAGCCGACGAGGTTGAGCTCGGCGTTGCTGGTGTACGCCAAACCGTAGTCGATCGTGCCAGCCACGTACCGGAGCAAGTGCTTCATCGCCGCCATGTGCTCCTGCCTTGGGTCCTCCATAAACCTGCTCAGGTAGCCCACGGCGAACGCCATGTCCGGCCTTGTGTTCATCAGGTACCGCAGACTTCCGATCAAGCTGCGGTACTCAGTTGCATCGACCGCCGGTGAAGTGCTTTGCTTTGACAGCTTCAACCTGGGCTCCATGGGCGTCGCGCACGGGTTGCAGGCTCCCATGCCCGCTTTGTCCAGAATCTTCTTGGCGTAGGCAGCTTGCAGGAGCTCGATGCCACGCCGCCCCTGCCTgacctcgatccccaggtagtAGGAGAGCACCCCGAGGTCGCTCATACGGAACAAcgacttcatctcctccttgaactTGCTGATCACCTCGGTGGAGCCGCCCGTGATGATGAGGTCGTCGACGTAGATCCCCACCACCAGCCGcttctcgccgtcgccgcgtgtGTACAGTCCGTGCTCGCACTCGCTCCGAGCAAAACCGAGCGCGAGCAGGCTGCCATCGAGCTTCGAATTCCATGCGCGTGGCGCTTGCTTGAGGCCGTAGAGGGCTTTGTGCAGCTTCAGCACCTTGCGCTCATGCCCGGCGGCGACGAAACCGGGCGGCTGCTGCACATAAACCTTCTCTGCCAGATCGCCGTTGAGGAACGCCGATTTCACATCCATGTGGTGTACTGACCATGACTTGTGAGCAGCCACGGCCAGAAGCACACGCACAGATTCCATCCTGGCCACCGGCGCGAACACTTCCTCGTAGTCGATCCCTTGGCGCTGGACATAGCCCTTCGCGACGAGCCGGGCTTTGTGCTTGGTGATGTTCCCGTGCTCGTCCTTCTTGATCTTGAAGACCCATTTTAGGCCGATGGCGCGCTGTCCCGCCGGCAGGTCCACCAGAGACCAGGTCTGGTTGTGCTCAATGGACGCCATCTCCTCAATCATCGCGTCACGCCACTCCGCGATGTGCTTGGCTTCCTCAGCCGTTGCTGGCTCGTCGCCGATCGCCACCATGAGCTCCTCTGCCACCTCCCGCTCTGCAGGTCCTGGAGGCGAGAATGCCCCAAGAATGTTGTCCAGAGTGCGGAAGCGGAGAGgagcgtcgtcgtcgtggtcgcCGTCCAGATCGAGCTCCCCGGTTGGAGGAGAGGCGAACTCGATCGCTGGTGCAGGCGCAGGGACCGGTGTAGGCGGCGTCGTGGGCGCGGGCGGTGTCGCAGGGCTTGTGGTCGAGGTTGGGGACGTCGTGGCAGGGCCTCCCTGCCCCCACCGGCACCATGGTGGTGTACTCCACCTGAAATGgctcgacgtcgtcgtcgggTCCAGCTCCCTTCTCGGTGCCCCACTCCCAGCTCCGTTCCTCCTCGAACACGACATCACGCGACACGTGAACGCGCCGCGACGCCGGGTTGTAGAAGCGGTACGCCTTGGTTCCTGCTTCGTATCCGACGAACACCATGGGCGTGCTtctgtcgtcgagcttggcaAGACGCTGGCTGCCATTCTTCACATGTGCAACACAGCCAAACGTGCGGAGGAAGTGGACTGGGGGCTTGACGCCGTGCCATACCTCAAACGGAGTCTTGCCGGCGATGCTCTGTGTTGGAGCTCTGTTCAGGAGGAACACGGCAGTGTTCACTGCCTCCCCCCAAAACCAGCCCGGCAACGACTTGGCCTTCATCATGCTTCTGGCCATCCCCATCACCGTTTGGTTTCTCCTCTCGACCACGCCGTTTTGTTGCGGCGTGTATGGCGCGGTGAGATGCCTCTGGATCCCCTGCTCGGCGCAGTGCTCCGCGAACGTGTGCGCCGTGAATTCGCCGCCGCGGTCAGTGCGCAGTGTGCGCATCCTCCGCCCAGCTTCCGCCTCCGCACACGCCGTGAAGCGCTTGATGGCTCCCGCCGCTTGATCCTTGCTGCTCAGGAGCATGAGCCACATGTAGCGGCTCAGGTcgtcgacgaggaggaggaacagCTTGTTCCCGCTTGGCGTCGCCGGCGTGACCGGCCCGCAGATGTCCCCGTGCACCAGCTCGAGCTTGTTCTCGGCGCGATACTTGGCCTCGGACGGGAACGGCAGACGCCGCTGCTTCCCGGCCAAGCAGCTGTCGCACACTTGGTCGACGTGGTTCATCAGGGGCAGTCCGCGCACCATGCCGTCGCGAGCGAGCTTCTCGAGCGCGCGGAAGTTGAGGTGGCCGAACCTCGCGTGCCAGAGCCAGGCCGCGTCGCCtccctgcgccgcgaggcagaCTGGTCTTGCGATGTCGAGCTtgaggatgtagaggcggtttGCAGAGCGCACCACCTTGGCGAGCAGGCGACGTTGCGTATTCCAGACCCTGAGGACTCCATCTTCACAGCTCCACTTGTACTTCTCCTCGTCCAGCTGCCCCAAGCTGACGATGTTGGCGGTGAGGCGCGGGATGTGGTACACTCCCTCTAGCGCCTGATGTTCCCCGCCCTTGCACTTGAACAGGACGGTGCCGCGCCCCTCGATGCCGACGACGGAGCCGTCGCCGAACTTGACCGTGCCGCGGATGCCGGTGTCGAGCTCGGAGAAGGCAGATCGCGCGCCCGTCATGTGGTTGGTGGCGCCCGTGTCGAGGATCCATCTGGTCGACTCTCCCTGGTGCTCGTCGCCCAGCTGGACGAAGAGCCTGCTCTCATCGAGGTGGATCGGagcaggcgccgccggcggtgctGTGGAGATCGGCGTGGAGGGGGAAGATGTGGCGTTGACTTCTGCTGTGGCCACCATCAACATGGACTCCTCTTCTTCGCCTTGAGCCAGATGGGCCTCATCACGTAGCCGGGATCGGCACTCCTTGGCCCAGTGGCCCTTCTTCCCGCAGTACCGGCACTTGTCGCCCTTCTTGGGCTGGCCGCCTAGGCCATCGCCCGGCCCGGCAGCCTGGCGAGTGCCGCCattgccgcgcccgcgcccgcgtgacGCGCTGGCCCTTCTgttcccggcgccgccgccggagccgccagAGCCTCCGGAGCCGCTCGAGCTCCCCTTCTCCCCGATCTTCAGCTTCGCCGTCCACTCCTCCTGGGTCAGCAGGAGCCGGCCCTGACTGTCCACGACAGGGGCCGCCTTGCGACGACGCTGCTCGACGGCACGCAGCCTCCCGGTGACCTCCTCGACCGAGACGTCGTTCAGATCGAGGAGGGTCTCGATCGCGACGGCGATCTGCTCCAGATGCTCGGGCGCGGTGTCAAGCATCTTGCGTACGATGTCGATGTCGGAGATGTTGTCGCCGAGTACGCGAAGGTTGTTGGCGAGGCCGGTGATGCGCACGGAGAAATCCTCAGCGGACTCCCCCTCCTTCCAGCTCAGCGCAGCGAACTCGCGCCGGAGTTGCTGGGCCTTGCTCTCGCGCACACGCTCGACGCCGACCCGGATCGTCCTCACGGCCTCCCACGCGGCTCGCGCCGTGCGCTTGCCACGGAGCGTGGGCAGCATCTCCGTTGGGACGGAGCGGAGAATGGCCGCCAGGGCGAGACGGTCGTCGCGGTACTCCACCTCCTCACCGTCGTACGGCTCGATCGCGTACCAGATCCCGGCCGCCTCCATGTTCACCTGCATGAGCATCTCCCACTCCTCATAGTTGGTGCGGGTTAGCATCGGGTACTGGACGGTGGCGTTGGCCTCCTTGACCGTGCGCCTGACGACGATCTGCGGCCCGGTTCGGCCTCGACGCGGCGTGGGGGAGAgtgacaggcggcggcggcgtggcggcgtgtTCGAGCGCCCGCCGTGCGGCACAGACCCCCCCACCATCGCGCCTTCCTCTCAACCTGGCTCTGATGCCAATTGTTCCAACCCTCGCCGGAGTTGGGCCGGTCGCCGGAGCCGAGGAAGACGAAGTCGCCGAACGGGCTAAACACGCAGAAGCACACACACGCGAGACTGGATTTTGGTGCGGCCTTTGGAACCACCGCGTTTTCTGTTTTTCTTGCTATATATAGAATCAAAGCATGCAGGCCATGCCGGCCACGACGCGCGCACCGCACGCCACGCTCCACCGCGAGCTGCGCCATCCCCCAGCTCAGAACGTGCCGCGCGACTCGCTCAATCCAACGGACTCCATGTGAACGTGCACACGTCAAGCCCCTTTACAGGACGCGCCCAATCGACTCGGGCTCAATCAAACCGAAAGAAACGGAAGGAAAAAACAAACTCTATCCTAACTAGAACGTGCCAGACTTATTCAACACAGTCATCGTTCATCTCGATCTCACCGTCTCTTCAGCCTTGGCCCTTGCTGTACTCAGATCAGACCAACAGAACACCATGAGGATTGAGCTAGCTAGAAGATGAGGACAACGCATGATGGTGGTGATGACTGACAAGTTCAGTAGTACTGTAGTAGCATACATGAATCTGCATATACGCGCGAGGGCATGCATGATATGCATCCTTTAAGAAGAAATATTCCTATGATAAAGCACGCTTCGCGCATTAGCTTGCGAACAAGTCTGACCCGGAGAAGGCACTGCAACTGCTGCTCCTTTACCAAATCTGTGGATAGAGGAGTTCCCCGTTTCTTACAGTCAACGAAAGGCATCCTGAACTGAAGATGAGCGATACCTAACACCCCTCGCATGACAGCAGAACTTGCTGTCGTTTAGCTGCCATCATGCCCTGATTAGTCCAACTGTGCCTAGGCTTCTCACCTCCCATTGGATGTGAGGAGAATCAGGCTTTCCTTCTCTCCCCTAGCGTCCAAAGGAAAAGGAAGCGCAGGAACAAAGCGGTCGCAATCAGAGACGAGAAGTTCCACAGGCATGTTCCGGAATCTGATTGGAAGCGTGAATCAAGGTGGTAAAAAAGGTTGCTAGAAATGCACACgcttcttcatcatcttcttgccCCCTTTTATAGAAAGTTATAAATGTAAGCAACACGCTTCCTACTAGGACACACCCATACGCGAATTGGAGTTGGAAAATCACGAAAACACTACAAAGCCGAAGAGGCCCAACGTTCAACTAGTCCAACTCTGCAAGTTCTATGGCCTGGCCCAAACTCACCCATCTAGACCTTTCCTGGCCCAACTCCCTGCAAGTCTGTATGGCCCAGCCCAAACGCACCCTCACGTTAGCAGTGGCGGCCCACTTTTCATCCACCGGCAGCGAGGCATCGCTGTCGTGGTACACGGGACGGGACCGAAGGCAGCGTGTCAGAAAAACGCGGGGAGCCTGTCGCACAGGAGTAACTCCCTCCACTAAACAACGCCATCCCATTTCCATCGAGACAAATTATCCCACCCACTAGGAGctcgagcagcagcaggcatGGGGATAGCCGTGGTGGCTCCCGTCGCGGGCCTAGGGTAGGGGAAGTTGAGGCAGTACCTGCCACGGCCAACCTCTTTTGTGCCCTAAGCTCTTGTTTAGTTTGTGAAAATTTTTAGATTTCGGTACTATAgcatttttgttgttatttagCAAAAAGACTAGACCGAGATTGCAACACGAGAAGATAAAATCCGGTTCTCCCAAGCATTTTGTTGTCGGGAGATCACAAAATGCATGCCTTTGCACGAGATAATCGATCGGTCAAGATTCGAAAGATACTTGTTCATTCTGTACTTATTTATTCTCTTGGGCAAACAATGTTTCTTCACGGGTCTATTTGTAGGTCAAGGGGACAAAATGAGGTGATTCTTTCAACGCGCGCGATACCCAAATGCTGAAGTGCTGACGCTCCACTTTTAGTACTTGTGACGCAATGGGGGCTATATTGCTTGTGTTGAACACATGCCACAAAGAGTTGATCATTTCCTTTATTTCTCGACGGCCGTCGTCAAAGTCTTCAAGaggctgaagaaaaaatgtgtcACCTCAACTTTCAACTGTTCTCTCTCCACCTCCGAAGAGGACCTTAAGTGCATTGGCAAGAAGCCAAACTGAAGTGCC
This window contains:
- the LOC120687789 gene encoding CBL-interacting protein kinase 7-like, with the translated sequence MAGTKSRSSAKAGSPLLGKYELGGLLGRGTFAKVYHARCLAGGDPVAVKVLDKPGLAATGMAARVLREVSAMRRLRHPNVLRLHEVLATRSKVYLVMELAPGGDLLSRLAALPARRLPEPAARRVFLQLVSALIYSHARGVFHRDVKPQNVLLDADGNLKVSDFGLAALPDSLRDDGRLHTACGTPAFAAPEVLRRKAYDGAKADAWSCGVILFVLLAGHLPFDDANIADMCRRAHRREYVVPRWVSQPARRLVSRLLDPNPDTRLAVAELASHPWFKRSLSVDSQLGGLLGGQAERELAFHAPPALNAFDIISMSPGLDLSGLFGESRRAREKRFMTTASPEQTVERLGQAGAKLGYFMVGRKGAERLPLGGFSGLVAMSMEMSEVSPALMLVELRLEGGDGEEAEAFGWEELRGELGDVVTAWHVCEEG